The Sorangiineae bacterium MSr11954 DNA segment CGTGACCGCGGCGAATTCGCCCTTGGCGATGGCGATGTCGAAGGTCACCAGCATCTCGGCCACATAGGGCGGCAGCTTGTGCTCCACGAGCGCCGCCCGCAGCACCTCCGGCGGCGCCGAAACGTGCGCCAGCGGCTTTTGCGCGAGCTCGCTCACGATGGCGGCGACCTCGGCGCTGGAGAGCGGCTCCGAGCCCGTGATCTCCAGGGTGCGGCGGCCCGAGAAGGGGGCAGTCAGGGCCGCGGCCGCGACGCGCGCGCAATCCTCGCGGGTAATGAAGGCCGTTTTTCCGTCGCCGCGCGCGTTCACCAGCTTCCCAGTGGCCAGGGCGTTGGGGAGCCCGAGCAGGAGCAGGTCGATGTAAAGATTGTTGCGCAAAATCGTGAACCCCAGGCTCGATGCCGCCAGCGCTTCCTCGGTCTTGCGGTGATCGGGGGCGATGCTCACCGGCGATCCGGGGTGCGGATTGGTGAGGGAGGTGTACACGACGTGCTGGACACCCGCCGCCTCCAGCGCTTTGACGGCGGCCAGGTGCTGCCGGAGGCGACCGTCCGGTTCGGGGGTGGGCTCGGTGCTGATCAGCAGCGCACGATCCGCGCCCGAGAACGCTTGGCTCAGGTCTCCCAGGTCTCCCAGGTCTTTCAGGTCTTTATGGCTCGAATCGCCGCCGGCGAAGTCGGCGCGGCGGACCTCGACCCCCTTGGCCGCGTACTCTTTCAAGTGGTCCGGGTTGCGTGTGGTCGCGATGATGGGGCCCGCGTTCTCGGCGAGAAGAAAATCGAGCACGCTCCGCCCGAGTTTGCCCGAGGCGCCGGTGACGAGGAGACGGGAACCCGAAGAATGCGCGATGGATGACATGGTCGGCCTCACTGCTGGGTGCTGCGTTCGATGCACGCTTGGTGTGCGCCTAGATCTGCGTCCGTTCCCCTCATGGCACAATTGGCTGAAATCTGCTTTCTGTGGTGCGAAACGGGAACAATCGAAAAACCATGCGATCCATCGATTTGAACTTGGTGCGCGCCTTCGTGGCCGTGCACGAGACCGGGAGCTTCTCCGGCGCGGCCTCGCGGCTCGGCACACCGCGCTCCACCGTGAGCCGCGCCATCTCTGCGCTGGAGACGTCGTTGGGCGCGACGCTCTTTCATCGAACCACCCGGCACGTCTCGAGCAGCTCGGCCGGCTCCGCGCTCTACGAGCGCATCGGGCCGCAGCTTCACAAGCTCGAGTCCTCGCTCGCGGACGTACCCGAGCGCGAGGAGGTTCCGTCCGGCACCTTGCGCATCACGTCCACCGTCGATCTCGGCACCATGGTGCTGGCCGACGCGGTGGCCCGCTTCAACCTGCGCTACCCGGGCACGCGGGTCGACGTGCACCTCACGGGCTCCTTGGTGGATCTCGTGCGCGATGGCTTCGACTTGGCCTTGCGCATCAACAAGCCGAGCACGCGAAGGGACTCGTCCTTGGTGGCGCAAAGGGTAGGGACGGTCGTGATCGGGCTCTACGCCGCGCCGGGGTATCTGGCGCGCCGGGGTAGCCCGCGCGCGCCCGTCGATCTCGCCGAGCACGATTGGGTCGCGTACCGGAGCGGCAAGTACTTCGGGCTCTCCGCGTCGGGCGAGCTGCTCCTTTCGGAGGCGGAGTCGAACAGCCGAATCACCCCGGAGCCCCGGGTCGTGTGCGACGACATGTTCTTCATGCGCGAGGCGTTGCGCGCGGGCGCCGGCATCGGCGCCATCCCCTCGTTTCTGGGCGATCCCGATGTGGCCAGCGGCTCCTTGGTCCGTCTGATCCCGCGCTGGGTGGAGCATATCGGCCAGGTCTATGTGGTCCACCCCGGTCGCAAGAACCTGCCGCGAAAGGTCACCGCCTTTCGCGATCTGCTGGTGGAGCAGCTGCGCCAGCGGCCCCTGTCGACCGAGGTAAGCCGTCCTTGACGGCCTCTTACTTCTTGCGCTGGTACGGCACGTACTGCTCGCGCGCCTGGGCGACCGAGGGGCGATCGCTCATGCGCGCATGCCAGGCGACGAGGTTCTTCGGAGGTGTCTCGGAGACGCCCTCCTCGAGCGACTTGGCCACCGCCGCGTAGAGCTGAATGTCGGCGATGCTGAACTCCTCCGCAAAGTACGTTCGCTCGCCCAGCACCGCACCGAGGACCTCGGCGACCCACTGCGCGCGTTTGCGCAGCTCGGCGATGCGCGGAAGATTGCGCTGGGGCTCCGGTTTGTAGAGCTCGCCGAACAGCCCTTGTCCGCCGGTGGTGGGCGCCACCAGCGCGGCCTCCAGCGCCATCGCTTGAAACATGAGCGCGCGCCGATTGGGCTCCTTCGGCATCAACGCGCCATGCTTCTCGGCCAGGTGGTAGGCAATGGCACCGGACTCGGCGAGCCGCAGCGGGCCGTCTTCGAGGGCGGGCGACTGCCCGGTCGGAAACTTGGCGCGGTAGTCGGGCCCGCGAACGGTGGCTGCATCCACGTTGCGCTGCTCGTAGGGGATTCCAAGCTCGTTCAGGAGGATTTTGGTCTTGAGACAGTTCGGTGAAGTGTTCCAGTCGTAATAGACGATCATGGGCGTGCTCCCTTCGGCTCCTAAGACGAAGGGCGCCGCCCGCGGGATACGTCCGCCGGCGCGTATCTTTCGTTCTCCCGGCGCGCATCTTTCGTTCGGCGGCGCGTATCTTTTGGGGCGGCTCGATCGTCTCAGGGATTGGAAGGGCGAAATCGTGAACGAAGAGCGCAGTCCCATCGAGGTGCCCATGCCGTCCGCCGTGGAGGCCGTCGCCGCGGAGGCCGCCGAGGCCCGGCGCCGTTTCGACATGGCGTGCGCGCAGCTGCGGCCCGAGCTCCATCGCTTCTGCACGCGCATGACCGGCAGCCCATGCGACGGCGAGGACGTCTTGCAGGACGCGCTCGTCCTGGCCTTTTACCGGCTCTCGGAGCTTCGTGAGGGCGGCGCCCTTCGCTCCTGGCTCTTTCGCATCGCCCACAACAAGTGCATCGACTTTCTGCGCGCCCGCGGACGCTTCGAGCCCATCGACCCCGAGCGCCCCGCGGACGAGGAGCGGACCATGGACGAGGAGCTCGAGCACAAGCAACGCGCCCAGCGCGCGCTGGCGAACATCGTCACCGCGCTACCGCCCCGGGAGCGCGCCTGCGTCCTCTTGAAGGACGTCCTCGACTGTTCGCTGGAGGAGACGGCGGCCATCGTGGGCTCCAACGCCATCGCCGTGCGGGCCGCGCTTCACCGCGGCCGCGCGAAGCTGGAACGGGCCGAGGGCCTCGAGCCCCCGCTGCGCCCTTTGGAGGCGCAGCACCGCGCGCAGATCGAGCGCTACCTGTCGGCGTTCAACGACCGCGACTGGGATGGCGTTCGCGCGCTCCTCACGGACGATGCGCGCCTCGACGTGGTCCATCGAAGCGAGGGCTCCTTTGCCGACGCGTGCTACCTCGTCAACTACGCGCGTCTCACCTGGCGGTGGAAGCTCGAGCTGGCGTGGGTGGACGGCGTCGAGTCGATCGTTCACTTTCGCGAGGAGGGCGGCGTGTGGGTCCCTCACGCCCTGGTCCAGCTTCGGGTTTCCGGCGATCGGATCAGCGCCATTCGCGACTACGTTCACGTCGACTACATGCTCCGTCACTGTGCGGTCACGCCCTCGAGCACGGAGCCCGCTCCGGCCCTTCCTTTCGGCCACTAGCGGCGTTCGCACACCCCCAGGCCGCCTCGATGAACCTGGCAGTCGCCGAGCGCGCCTTTGCACGTGAGCTGGGCGGGGCCGCCCTGGCAATCGAGCGCGCACGACCTCGATCCGTCGTCCGTGCGGGCGCTCATTTCTTCATCTTCATGACGGTGCCGTTGGTGCTGGTCCAATACACGTGGGTCGCATCGACGGCGATGCCCGTCACGATGGCGTCGCGTCTTCGCAGGTACACCCGCTTCGTGGCCACGCCGCCGCGCTTCGGCGCCCGGAAAATCGCCCATTCGTCTGCCCAATAAACCCGGGCGCGAGGCGCGGCCCCAAACCGACCACGCCTTGAACGCCGATGCCTTGGAAAAAATGAGCGGAGCGCGTCTCTTTCGCCGAAGACGACCCCTCCTCGACGAAATCGCGCCCCTACACCGAGCCCGGAGGAGCGGCGACTCGGGGCGCCGCGGGCGGCGGCCGCACGGCATCCGCGCCGGCCCGATGGCCGCCCAGCAATCCGCTGCCCGCGGCCTTAGAAGAAGTTTCCGATCGTGAACTCGAACACGTAGTTCTCTTCGTACGGCAAACGCTGGAGCGGGAAGCCCCACTCGAAGCGCAGCGGCCCGAGCGGCGAGAACCAGCGGACGCCGAAGCCGGTGCTGGTGCGGAGCTTGATGAGGCTCGAGGCGTCGAAGCACGGGCTCACGACATCGCTGAACTGCGGGGAAGGGGTGGTCCGGCAGAATTGATCTTCCGTGTTCCACGCGTTGCCCATGTCGTAGAAGACGACGCCGCGAATACCCACTTTGTCGATGATGGGGAATTCGAGCTCCAAGTTCGAATACGCCTGGAGGTTACCGCCGATGTTCGCGCCGTTGTTGATGGGCGCCGAGTTGGGGTCGAGCGCCGCGTTGAGCGGGAGGCGCGTGCCGATGGTGCGCAGACGGTAGCCGCGCATATCGAGGATGCCGCCGAGGAAGAAGCGCTGGTAGATGGGGACGCCGGCGGAGCTGGGGCTGGTGATGTAACCGAGCTCCGTGCGCAGCTTGAGGACGAACCCCGAGCCGGGCTGCCCGGTGCTGCCGCCGAGCGGGTAATAGAAGTTGCCGGAGAAGCGATGGCGCAGATACTCGATCTCGCTGCCGATGCCCTCGGTCGCCCACTCCGTCGAGAGGTTGAGGTAGATGCCGGAGGTGGGAAAGAGGCGGTTGTCGCGCGTGTCGTAGACGAGCGCGGGGCGCAGCGAGATCGTGCGGCCGTCGTTGAACAGGTTGGCCAGGGGCAGGCGCGGGAACGTGTTCACCACGCTCGACGTGCTCCCGAAGAAGGTCGTGGTGTTGCTGGTGCTGACCTTGTCCTGCTGCACCGTGCCCGTGAGCGAGAGCCGCAGCCACGGCTGCACCAGCGCATACCCGTAGGTGACCGATGCGCCCAGCGAGCTTCGTGAGAAGTCGCTGTACACATAGAGCTGCTGGAACACCTCCGTGCTCATCGACCAATCGGAGTTGAGGAAGTACGGCTCGAAGAAGCGGACGCTGATGATCTGCCGCAAGCTCGAGACCTGCGCCTGCAGCGCCAAGGACTGCCCGTTTCCGAACAAGTTGGCCTGCTGGATCTGCGCGGTGGCGATGAAGTTCTCGACCGAGCTGAACCCGGCGCCCACCTGGAACGTGCCGGTCGCGCGCTCCGCGATTTCGAAGTACAGGGTCACCCGGTCCGGCGCGGAGCCGATTTCGGGGGTCACGTCGACCCGCTCGAAGTAGCCGAGCGCGTTGATGCGCTTGCGCGACGTCTCGACCTTGGTCTCCGAGTAGAGCGCGCCCTCCTCGATCTCCATCTCGCGGCGGATCACCTTGTCGCGCGTCTTGGTGTTCCCCTTGATTTC contains these protein-coding regions:
- a CDS encoding SDR family oxidoreductase translates to MSSIAHSSGSRLLVTGASGKLGRSVLDFLLAENAGPIIATTRNPDHLKEYAAKGVEVRRADFAGGDSSHKDLKDLGDLGDLSQAFSGADRALLISTEPTPEPDGRLRQHLAAVKALEAAGVQHVVYTSLTNPHPGSPVSIAPDHRKTEEALAASSLGFTILRNNLYIDLLLLGLPNALATGKLVNARGDGKTAFITREDCARVAAAALTAPFSGRRTLEITGSEPLSSAEVAAIVSELAQKPLAHVSAPPEVLRAALVEHKLPPYVAEMLVTFDIAIAKGEFAAVTNAFEELTGRAPQKVRDFLESQRLGA
- a CDS encoding LysR family transcriptional regulator; the encoded protein is MRSIDLNLVRAFVAVHETGSFSGAASRLGTPRSTVSRAISALETSLGATLFHRTTRHVSSSSAGSALYERIGPQLHKLESSLADVPEREEVPSGTLRITSTVDLGTMVLADAVARFNLRYPGTRVDVHLTGSLVDLVRDGFDLALRINKPSTRRDSSLVAQRVGTVVIGLYAAPGYLARRGSPRAPVDLAEHDWVAYRSGKYFGLSASGELLLSEAESNSRITPEPRVVCDDMFFMREALRAGAGIGAIPSFLGDPDVASGSLVRLIPRWVEHIGQVYVVHPGRKNLPRKVTAFRDLLVEQLRQRPLSTEVSRP
- a CDS encoding glutathione S-transferase family protein produces the protein MIVYYDWNTSPNCLKTKILLNELGIPYEQRNVDAATVRGPDYRAKFPTGQSPALEDGPLRLAESGAIAYHLAEKHGALMPKEPNRRALMFQAMALEAALVAPTTGGQGLFGELYKPEPQRNLPRIAELRKRAQWVAEVLGAVLGERTYFAEEFSIADIQLYAAVAKSLEEGVSETPPKNLVAWHARMSDRPSVAQAREQYVPYQRKK
- a CDS encoding sigma-70 family RNA polymerase sigma factor; this encodes MNEERSPIEVPMPSAVEAVAAEAAEARRRFDMACAQLRPELHRFCTRMTGSPCDGEDVLQDALVLAFYRLSELREGGALRSWLFRIAHNKCIDFLRARGRFEPIDPERPADEERTMDEELEHKQRAQRALANIVTALPPRERACVLLKDVLDCSLEETAAIVGSNAIAVRAALHRGRAKLERAEGLEPPLRPLEAQHRAQIERYLSAFNDRDWDGVRALLTDDARLDVVHRSEGSFADACYLVNYARLTWRWKLELAWVDGVESIVHFREEGGVWVPHALVQLRVSGDRISAIRDYVHVDYMLRHCAVTPSSTEPAPALPFGH